One segment of Streptosporangium brasiliense DNA contains the following:
- a CDS encoding DNRLRE domain-containing protein, with protein MDQVVEAAKKKARTTGKRVEIPSKQTESTTVFANPDGKTLRMEMHAQPIRVKKAKGEGFTPIDTTLVEADGVIKPKTVKGGLTLSAGQDTVLLKSTTKRGTAEIAAPGDLPKPKLKGSTATYRSAYGEGVDLVVTATATGFRQKIVIRERPSGPVTFRLPVDLPKGMSYGTDAAGQPALLAEDGKKIADLPRPLVLDAVANDPNGPIDAGRVGAAPVSVEPDGSALLLAPDAAFLADPAVAYPVTVTAADSDWWEPELGNDTFVNNADYPDGYANSGLDRILAGKSNSGSVRWRSYIRFDEIPADSPLRGGTVDNADLVLWNYLSNDCGLYVGSGITARRVTERWDVSTLTWSNQPLATSAGADTEYGAYSTNCSGSMNYAADLIHSVDDIVQEWAYGEPNYGFQLAAGNESDLTNWRRYRSKEQTDGWGAHGPQLTVDFTPAPKILTYFSESGPRRTSPPTFEEASALHREPYEGVPDRAGVPVEELVTSEGTRTVPYEIGPDKLGPLPGEDWSNPQNEEVDGPDIDDRTPPALVEVGPTRGASDAETTAQVRAVFSEPVWEERITLKDRTGNVVPGTAKLDTERKVLIFTPEQPLLRGTRYTVEVSLAHDAAGNRMAADSWSFTTVLQAAAHWTFDEGSGDVAADSSGNGHQAKVNETTTWTTGKVGGAVTNAPADGLAGVLQQPGTPERSGPLPRAAAAVPTVSGFAVEPSQTVSGSIVTPSLTPALKATVTEAGGVASTVEFRVMKYVDDSLVWSGSAANVASGAQASVTVPSGKLVDGTRYEWQVRATSGGTTSDWSSYQFFTADVPEAVVDQFQVTPSSGTGSSVVSASLTPKLQARVTDPLGGVSTVAFEVARYSDDVVVWSGSAANVASGAQASVTVPSAKLVDGTKYEWRVKATTPGSTPAWSAYQFFTVDAAPRVDQFQVSPSRTASDGAITTSLTPTLLARVIDQLGGPVTASFEVARYSDDVVVWSGSAANVASGTQASVTVPSAKLVDGTKYEWRVRATASGATSAWSSYQFFTADVPEAVTDQFQVTPAETVNAVTVVSSLTPTLLARVTDPLGGTATVDFQVADYLTDTVLWSMSVTGVASGTQTSVTVPSGKLSDKIAYEFRVKATTPGSTPAWSGWQKFQVDVFDPATDPAVGQPQVIPSQSEDGATVTSSVTPELRAAVSHPQASASRVEFEVEHDPSAPQGQGSGQIWATALDNVASGTAAAVTVPADKLADGWLVRWRVRSLAGASSSTWTAWQQVKVAVPKPGVGQFQVTPSQVVDGKTVTTVVTPSLHAQVTYAPGGNLRAEFEVEHDPSAPAGQGTGQIWSGAADGVPAGTQGSVTVPAGKLADGWAVRWRARTVAGTLSSPWSDWQPLLVDQPGSAPAVEKPQVMPSAQVGEQTVTSTVTPQLRVTVLDPRGEPVRAEFEVEHDPSAPAGQGSGQIWTTAVDNVAVGSQAATEVPAGKLSDGWLVRWRARAVSDTASSPWSAWQQLAVEIPKPGVGQFQVTPSQVVDGKTVTTVVTPSLHAQVTYAPGGNLRAEFEVEHDPSAPAGQGSGRIWTTAVDNAAAGTQVTATVPAGKLTDGWVVRWRVRSLTAELASTWSEWQQLTVERPVSAPAVSELRATPSRKVNGKTVTYTVTPELRATLADPRGDNLTAEFEVEHDPAAPAGQGTGQIWATALADLPVGSQATAAVPAGKLTDGWQVRWRARAVSATATGTWSDWQELKVDVVHPGEEPLAQTSGPVIRTDDSFTVAAWLKWDDKDGAYSVIEQKGAQQAPFRLGNDPDHGLVFTLTSADAVDATTEGVLAGVEPPTGEWFHLAGVYDAEAKSATLYLNGTPVKTTPVTGPAWNSAGAVTLGTFMIGDLDEVRIYQNALTAGQVATLADPPASPAASPTKSAAVSGEKKAPTAKVPAAQNTVRAAATESFPYDRHTLEWCEDKREDEDDDDRLADNVWGEARPYSGCTARFHSWLVWTVDTEKTRQTGKTVVFPVPSWMYFRVSVAIHTYAGNETATGVQGGTAGRLPRDIKVWTKLSDVFVTGDDDALVLGTLKLRVRAKAGKATSNCTQIEGPAERVGDVPDLGEEWRTEFVFRSSGALFDSCTIRPWLTLHIPAWPDKSVELWDIPRNPTATNDNAAKVRCDSLTKHVYKGGCVLVGANALYTMYRSDPFMGDVAKHIHDAFYSPHLTAPHFKDANGSPIAKRIPGNYATGGPALTYVSKSTKAPDGSTYRGKNKYRKDIDCREWFPKADSDDDPDPDDVRGELQCDEFPFGSTKEGAGSAGYNYSIRALLAEQNGNAGTDLGIFYARYRFLNGSQFWVNIK; from the coding sequence GTGGACCAGGTAGTGGAGGCCGCCAAAAAGAAAGCCCGCACGACCGGCAAACGCGTGGAGATCCCCTCCAAGCAGACCGAAAGCACGACGGTCTTCGCCAACCCCGACGGCAAGACCCTGCGGATGGAAATGCACGCCCAGCCCATCCGGGTCAAGAAGGCCAAGGGCGAGGGCTTCACCCCGATCGACACCACCCTCGTCGAGGCCGACGGCGTCATCAAGCCCAAGACCGTCAAGGGCGGCCTGACCCTGTCGGCGGGCCAAGACACCGTCCTGCTGAAGAGCACGACCAAACGGGGTACCGCCGAGATCGCCGCTCCCGGCGACCTGCCCAAGCCCAAGCTGAAGGGGAGTACCGCCACCTACCGGTCGGCCTACGGCGAGGGCGTGGACCTGGTGGTCACCGCGACCGCGACCGGCTTCCGGCAGAAGATCGTCATCCGCGAGCGGCCGAGCGGCCCGGTGACCTTCCGCCTGCCGGTGGACCTGCCCAAGGGCATGTCCTACGGCACGGACGCCGCCGGGCAGCCGGCCCTGCTGGCCGAGGACGGCAAGAAGATCGCCGACCTCCCACGGCCGCTGGTGCTGGACGCCGTTGCGAACGACCCCAACGGGCCGATCGACGCCGGCAGGGTCGGCGCGGCGCCGGTCAGCGTGGAGCCGGACGGCTCCGCCCTGCTGCTCGCCCCCGACGCGGCCTTCCTCGCCGACCCCGCGGTCGCCTACCCGGTGACCGTGACGGCCGCCGACTCCGACTGGTGGGAGCCCGAGCTGGGCAACGACACCTTCGTCAACAACGCCGACTACCCTGACGGCTACGCCAACAGCGGCCTGGACCGCATCCTGGCCGGCAAGTCCAACAGCGGCTCGGTGCGCTGGCGCAGCTACATCCGCTTCGACGAGATCCCGGCCGACTCCCCGCTGCGGGGCGGGACGGTCGACAACGCCGACCTGGTGCTGTGGAACTACCTGTCCAACGACTGCGGCCTGTACGTCGGCTCGGGCATCACCGCCCGCCGCGTCACCGAGCGGTGGGACGTCTCCACCCTGACCTGGAGCAACCAGCCGCTGGCCACCAGCGCGGGCGCCGACACCGAGTACGGCGCCTACAGCACCAACTGCTCAGGCTCCATGAACTACGCGGCCGACCTCATCCACTCCGTCGACGACATCGTCCAGGAGTGGGCCTACGGGGAGCCGAACTACGGCTTCCAGCTCGCCGCCGGCAACGAGTCCGACCTGACGAACTGGCGCCGTTACCGCTCCAAGGAGCAGACCGACGGCTGGGGCGCGCACGGCCCACAGCTCACCGTCGACTTCACCCCCGCGCCGAAGATCTTGACCTATTTCTCGGAGTCGGGACCGCGCCGCACCTCGCCGCCGACGTTCGAAGAGGCGTCGGCGCTGCACCGTGAGCCCTACGAGGGCGTGCCTGACCGGGCCGGCGTGCCTGTGGAAGAGTTGGTGACCTCGGAAGGTACCCGCACGGTCCCCTACGAGATCGGGCCCGACAAGCTGGGGCCGCTGCCGGGCGAAGACTGGTCGAACCCTCAGAACGAGGAGGTGGACGGCCCTGACATCGACGACAGGACTCCGCCGGCTCTGGTGGAGGTCGGCCCCACCCGTGGTGCCTCGGATGCGGAGACGACGGCTCAGGTCAGAGCCGTGTTCAGCGAGCCGGTCTGGGAAGAGCGGATCACGCTGAAGGATCGCACGGGCAACGTCGTGCCCGGCACGGCGAAGCTCGACACCGAGCGCAAGGTGCTCATCTTCACCCCCGAGCAGCCCCTGCTGCGTGGAACTCGCTACACGGTCGAGGTCTCCCTCGCCCACGACGCCGCCGGTAACAGAATGGCGGCGGACTCCTGGTCCTTCACCACTGTTCTGCAGGCGGCGGCACACTGGACTTTCGACGAGGGTTCGGGAGACGTCGCCGCCGACTCCTCCGGCAACGGGCACCAGGCCAAGGTGAACGAGACCACGACGTGGACCACCGGCAAGGTCGGCGGTGCGGTGACGAACGCACCCGCCGACGGGCTCGCGGGAGTGCTGCAGCAGCCTGGGACGCCAGAGCGGTCCGGACCGCTGCCCAGAGCCGCTGCGGCGGTGCCGACCGTGAGCGGGTTCGCCGTCGAGCCGTCGCAGACGGTGTCCGGATCCATCGTGACGCCGTCGTTGACGCCGGCCTTGAAGGCCACCGTCACCGAGGCCGGCGGGGTCGCGTCCACGGTCGAGTTCCGGGTGATGAAGTACGTTGATGACAGCCTTGTATGGTCCGGGTCGGCAGCGAACGTCGCTTCCGGAGCCCAGGCGTCGGTGACCGTGCCGTCCGGCAAGCTGGTGGACGGCACCCGGTACGAATGGCAGGTGCGGGCCACCAGTGGTGGTACCACTTCCGATTGGTCGTCGTATCAGTTCTTCACGGCGGACGTGCCTGAGGCGGTGGTGGACCAGTTCCAGGTCACTCCGTCGTCGGGGACGGGTTCTTCCGTCGTGAGCGCGTCGTTGACGCCGAAGTTGCAGGCGCGGGTCACCGACCCGCTGGGCGGTGTGTCCACGGTCGCCTTCGAGGTGGCTCGGTACTCCGACGACGTGGTGGTGTGGTCGGGATCGGCGGCGAACGTCGCTTCCGGGGCCCAGGCGTCGGTGACGGTCCCGTCGGCCAAGCTGGTCGACGGTACGAAGTACGAGTGGCGGGTCAAGGCCACCACGCCGGGTTCGACCCCGGCCTGGTCGGCGTATCAGTTCTTCACCGTGGACGCGGCACCGCGGGTCGACCAGTTCCAGGTCAGCCCCTCCAGAACCGCCTCCGACGGCGCCATCACCACCTCGCTGACCCCCACGTTGCTGGCTCGGGTCATCGACCAACTCGGTGGGCCGGTCACGGCCTCTTTCGAGGTGGCGCGGTACTCCGACGACGTGGTGGTGTGGTCGGGATCGGCGGCGAACGTCGCTTCCGGCACGCAGGCGTCGGTGACGGTCCCGTCGGCCAAGCTGGTCGACGGTACGAAGTACGAGTGGCGGGTGCGGGCCACGGCCAGCGGCGCGACTTCGGCGTGGTCGTCGTATCAGTTCTTCACGGCGGACGTGCCTGAGGCGGTGACGGACCAGTTCCAGGTCACCCCGGCCGAGACCGTGAACGCCGTCACGGTGGTCTCGTCGCTGACCCCCACGCTGCTGGCCCGAGTCACCGACCCGCTCGGCGGCACGGCCACGGTCGACTTCCAGGTCGCCGACTACCTCACCGACACCGTGCTGTGGTCGATGTCGGTGACCGGTGTCGCCTCCGGCACCCAGACGTCGGTGACGGTCCCGTCCGGGAAGCTGTCGGACAAGATCGCGTACGAGTTCCGGGTCAAGGCCACCACGCCGGGATCCACCCCGGCCTGGTCGGGATGGCAGAAGTTCCAGGTCGACGTGTTCGATCCGGCCACCGATCCGGCGGTCGGCCAGCCGCAGGTCATCCCCTCGCAGAGCGAGGACGGTGCCACGGTCACCTCGTCGGTGACGCCCGAACTGCGCGCGGCGGTGTCCCATCCGCAGGCCAGTGCCTCACGCGTGGAGTTCGAGGTCGAGCACGACCCGTCCGCCCCGCAGGGCCAGGGCAGTGGTCAGATCTGGGCCACGGCACTGGACAACGTGGCGTCCGGTACCGCCGCCGCGGTGACCGTCCCGGCCGACAAGCTCGCCGACGGCTGGCTGGTGCGCTGGCGGGTACGCTCCCTGGCGGGCGCCTCCTCCTCGACCTGGACGGCCTGGCAGCAGGTGAAGGTCGCCGTTCCCAAGCCCGGCGTGGGCCAGTTCCAGGTCACCCCGTCGCAGGTGGTCGACGGCAAGACCGTCACCACCGTGGTGACGCCGTCGCTGCACGCCCAGGTCACCTACGCCCCCGGCGGTAACCTGCGGGCCGAGTTCGAGGTCGAGCACGACCCGTCGGCTCCGGCGGGCCAGGGAACCGGCCAGATCTGGTCCGGCGCCGCCGACGGTGTTCCGGCGGGGACGCAGGGCTCGGTGACCGTCCCGGCCGGCAAGCTGGCCGACGGCTGGGCGGTGCGTTGGCGGGCCCGCACGGTCGCCGGCACGCTCTCCTCTCCGTGGTCGGACTGGCAGCCGCTGTTGGTGGACCAGCCCGGCTCGGCTCCGGCCGTGGAGAAGCCTCAGGTCATGCCCTCGGCGCAGGTGGGCGAGCAGACCGTCACCTCGACGGTGACCCCACAGCTGCGGGTCACCGTACTGGACCCCCGCGGCGAGCCGGTGCGGGCCGAGTTCGAGGTCGAGCATGACCCGTCGGCTCCGGCGGGCCAGGGGAGCGGGCAGATCTGGACCACCGCTGTCGACAACGTAGCGGTCGGCTCCCAGGCCGCGACCGAAGTTCCGGCAGGGAAGCTGAGCGACGGCTGGCTGGTGCGCTGGCGCGCTCGCGCGGTCTCGGACACCGCCTCTTCGCCGTGGTCGGCCTGGCAGCAACTGGCCGTGGAGATCCCCAAGCCCGGCGTGGGCCAGTTCCAGGTCACCCCGTCGCAGGTGGTCGACGGCAAGACCGTCACCACCGTGGTGACGCCGTCGCTGCACGCCCAGGTCACCTACGCCCCCGGCGGTAACCTGCGGGCCGAGTTCGAGGTCGAGCACGACCCGTCGGCTCCGGCGGGCCAGGGGAGCGGGCGGATCTGGACCACCGCGGTGGACAATGCCGCAGCGGGTACCCAGGTCACGGCCACCGTCCCGGCGGGCAAGCTGACCGACGGCTGGGTCGTGCGCTGGCGGGTCCGCTCGCTCACCGCTGAGCTGGCCTCGACCTGGTCGGAGTGGCAGCAGCTGACCGTTGAGCGGCCCGTCTCGGCGCCGGCCGTCAGCGAACTGCGGGCGACCCCTTCCCGCAAGGTGAACGGAAAGACGGTCACCTATACGGTGACGCCGGAACTGCGAGCCACGCTCGCAGACCCTCGCGGTGACAATCTCACCGCCGAGTTCGAGGTCGAGCACGACCCGGCCGCGCCGGCGGGGCAGGGCACGGGACAGATCTGGGCGACGGCGCTGGCCGACCTCCCTGTCGGGTCCCAGGCCACGGCCGCCGTCCCGGCGGGCAAGCTGACCGACGGCTGGCAGGTGCGCTGGCGCGCCCGCGCGGTCTCGGCCACCGCCACCGGCACGTGGTCGGACTGGCAGGAGCTCAAGGTGGACGTCGTTCACCCCGGCGAGGAACCACTGGCTCAGACCAGCGGGCCAGTGATCCGGACCGACGACAGCTTCACCGTCGCGGCCTGGCTGAAGTGGGACGACAAGGACGGCGCCTACAGTGTCATCGAACAGAAGGGAGCTCAGCAGGCACCATTCCGCCTCGGCAATGACCCTGACCACGGGCTGGTGTTCACCTTGACCAGTGCCGACGCCGTCGACGCGACCACCGAGGGTGTGCTGGCCGGCGTCGAACCGCCGACGGGCGAGTGGTTCCACCTGGCCGGCGTCTACGATGCCGAGGCCAAGTCGGCCACGCTGTATCTCAACGGCACCCCGGTCAAGACCACGCCGGTCACCGGGCCGGCATGGAACAGCGCGGGTGCGGTCACTCTGGGCACGTTCATGATCGGTGATCTCGATGAGGTGCGGATCTACCAGAACGCGCTGACGGCGGGCCAGGTCGCCACACTGGCCGACCCGCCCGCCTCTCCCGCAGCGTCGCCCACCAAGAGCGCCGCCGTCTCCGGCGAGAAGAAGGCGCCCACGGCAAAGGTGCCCGCGGCACAGAACACGGTACGCGCCGCCGCGACGGAGTCGTTCCCCTACGACCGCCACACGCTGGAGTGGTGCGAGGACAAGCGGGAGGACGAGGACGACGACGACCGACTGGCCGACAACGTCTGGGGTGAGGCCCGTCCGTACAGCGGCTGCACAGCCAGGTTCCACAGCTGGCTGGTCTGGACCGTCGACACGGAGAAGACCAGGCAGACGGGCAAGACGGTGGTCTTCCCCGTCCCGAGCTGGATGTACTTCCGCGTGTCGGTCGCCATTCACACCTATGCCGGCAACGAGACGGCCACCGGCGTCCAGGGCGGCACCGCAGGGCGCCTGCCCCGCGACATCAAGGTGTGGACGAAGCTGTCCGACGTCTTCGTCACCGGCGACGACGACGCCCTGGTGCTGGGCACGCTGAAGCTCCGGGTCCGGGCCAAGGCCGGCAAGGCGACGAGCAACTGCACCCAGATCGAGGGGCCGGCCGAGCGTGTCGGCGACGTGCCGGACCTCGGTGAGGAATGGCGGACCGAGTTCGTCTTCCGCTCCTCGGGAGCCCTTTTCGACAGCTGCACGATCCGTCCTTGGCTGACGCTTCACATTCCGGCCTGGCCGGACAAGAGCGTCGAGTTGTGGGACATCCCGCGGAACCCGACGGCCACCAACGACAACGCCGCCAAGGTGCGCTGCGACAGCCTGACCAAGCATGTGTACAAGGGCGGATGCGTCCTGGTGGGGGCCAACGCCCTCTACACCATGTATCGGAGCGACCCGTTTATGGGCGATGTGGCCAAGCATATCCATGACGCGTTCTACTCACCGCATCTGACCGCCCCTCACTTCAAGGACGCGAACGGCTCACCCATCGCTAAGAGAATCCCGGGCAACTACGCTACCGGGGGGCCGGCCTTGACATACGTCTCCAAGTCCACCAAGGCCCCGGACGGGAGCACGTATCGAGGGAAGAACAAGTACCGAAAGGACATCGACTGCCGGGAATGGTTCCCGAAGGCCGACAGCGACGACGATCCCGATCCGGACGACGTCCGCGGCGAATTGCAGTGTGACGAGTTCCCCTTCGGGTCCACCAAGGAAGGGGCGGGCTCCGCCGGATACAACTACTCCATCCGAGCGCTTCTCGCAGAGCAGAACGGGAACGCCGGGACTGATCTCGGCATCTTCTACGCTCGCTACCGGTTCCTCAACGGCAGCCAGTTCTGGGTCAACATCAAGTAA
- a CDS encoding DUF6461 domain-containing protein, which produces MSEGRTHYDVLDEYGLDDDYFGFHAAWVEGVDAHEAARRMRADLDTAAECNIHDVHEHTGDAGERDGVVLIGQAGSWVLILQLRGWDCLRDRALSIVSSGGGRAVAIGWNADGDEQLIYASDGRILTYMDFSPSSRRGGANRHALDGYLDGLSFVDSPDTEANIATALILIERITGRGLDQEWLESSNTCYVIPDGSW; this is translated from the coding sequence ATGAGCGAGGGCCGCACCCACTACGACGTCCTGGACGAATATGGGCTCGATGACGATTACTTCGGCTTCCACGCCGCCTGGGTCGAGGGAGTCGACGCCCACGAAGCCGCCCGCCGGATGCGGGCCGACCTCGATACCGCGGCGGAATGCAATATCCACGACGTCCATGAACACACCGGCGACGCCGGCGAGCGCGACGGCGTCGTCCTCATCGGTCAGGCCGGCTCCTGGGTCCTGATCCTGCAGCTACGGGGCTGGGACTGCCTGCGCGATCGGGCTCTGTCCATCGTGTCCAGCGGCGGGGGCCGCGCGGTGGCGATCGGCTGGAACGCTGACGGCGACGAACAGCTCATCTACGCGTCCGATGGACGGATCCTCACTTATATGGATTTCTCCCCCTCATCCCGTCGAGGTGGGGCCAATCGGCATGCGCTGGACGGATACCTGGACGGGCTGTCGTTCGTGGACAGCCCGGACACGGAGGCGAACATCGCTACGGCGCTGATCCTGATCGAACGCATCACCGGACGAGGCCTCGACCAGGAATGGCTTGAGTCCAGCAACACGTGTTACGTGATTCCTGACGGGTCCTGGTGA
- a CDS encoding sensor histidine kinase has product MHVVENMGPAGLPAARRARLPGVLAVVVVAIAVGTVLLDVRAAGVEVAHSADLDPGWPSALAGAVQMLPGLLLLWRLPRHPVAWVLTLSGLMWLLNGFTAGWATYASYVSPGTPGASAAYWFYTRFGAALLLGLPLLILLFPDGRLPAATAWRRLSAASLALTALLPVLRLLAPMAVLARYEDTPLPPEIARLSLDPFSVGLPYEIWEPALHVAHAGVVVSLVVPFAVMVHRYRGADAERRAQIRWLMWAALVDMSVLLLPLVLPPDVPALLLAVAIALTSSAVVVAVTKYRLYDVDRLLSATVLYGVLAVLAVVVDAAVFTVAAGVLDERRATFAAIAIVAVVYMPMRAWLMRAGRRLLRGSRNDPYATVSTLAERLELTVDPDGQLIAVARTLAEAFRLSYVRVEIERPGGERSVVEHGSPRGPSVSLPVAYRGETVGRLVLCRTDLTERDQRLLGDLVRQAAAAARATELTVDLQRIRAQLVVAREEERRRLRRDLHDGLGPSLGAVALRIETARNLARTSPDGADRILEQTAAEVATVMADIRQIVHDLRPPALDELGVLRAIEQQADRLRPSGLTVTVTGDEALRALPAAVEVAAYRIVSEALTNVTRHARASHCDITLRVDGRVLDVLVRDDGAGIGADVVAGVGMLSLRERAAELGGGCEVTCPADGGTLVHATLPLEQVEQVGQVTEMTGV; this is encoded by the coding sequence ATGCATGTCGTGGAGAACATGGGACCGGCCGGACTGCCGGCAGCGCGCAGGGCTCGCCTGCCGGGCGTACTGGCCGTCGTCGTGGTCGCGATCGCCGTCGGCACGGTGCTGCTGGACGTCCGCGCCGCTGGAGTGGAGGTGGCGCACAGCGCCGATCTCGACCCCGGCTGGCCGTCCGCGCTGGCCGGGGCGGTGCAGATGCTGCCCGGTCTCCTGTTGCTGTGGCGGCTGCCGCGGCACCCCGTCGCCTGGGTGCTGACCCTCTCCGGGCTGATGTGGCTGCTGAACGGCTTCACCGCAGGCTGGGCGACGTACGCGAGCTACGTGTCGCCGGGCACACCGGGGGCGTCGGCCGCCTACTGGTTCTACACGAGGTTCGGCGCGGCGCTGCTGCTCGGGCTGCCCCTGCTGATCCTGCTGTTCCCGGACGGACGGCTGCCGGCGGCCACGGCGTGGCGCCGGCTGTCGGCCGCCAGCCTCGCGCTGACCGCGCTCCTGCCGGTGCTGCGGCTGCTGGCGCCGATGGCGGTGCTGGCCCGCTACGAAGACACCCCGCTGCCCCCCGAGATCGCCAGGCTGTCGCTCGACCCGTTCAGCGTCGGCCTGCCGTACGAGATCTGGGAGCCCGCGCTGCACGTCGCCCACGCCGGGGTGGTGGTGAGCCTGGTGGTGCCGTTCGCGGTCATGGTGCACCGTTACCGCGGCGCCGACGCCGAGCGGCGGGCGCAGATCCGCTGGCTGATGTGGGCCGCGCTCGTGGACATGTCTGTGCTGCTGCTCCCGCTCGTGCTGCCGCCGGACGTCCCCGCGCTCCTGCTCGCGGTCGCGATCGCGCTGACCTCCTCCGCCGTGGTGGTCGCGGTGACCAAATACCGGCTGTACGACGTCGACCGGCTGCTGTCGGCGACGGTCCTGTACGGTGTGCTCGCCGTGCTGGCGGTCGTGGTCGACGCCGCCGTGTTCACCGTCGCCGCCGGCGTGCTCGACGAGCGGCGCGCCACGTTCGCCGCGATCGCGATCGTCGCCGTGGTCTACATGCCGATGCGGGCGTGGCTGATGCGGGCGGGCCGCCGGCTGCTGCGCGGGTCGCGGAACGATCCGTACGCGACGGTCTCGACGCTGGCCGAGCGGCTTGAGCTGACCGTCGATCCGGACGGGCAGCTGATCGCGGTGGCGCGGACGCTGGCCGAGGCGTTCCGGCTGTCCTATGTCCGGGTGGAGATCGAACGCCCAGGAGGGGAACGCTCGGTGGTCGAGCACGGCTCACCGCGCGGGCCGTCGGTGTCGCTGCCGGTCGCCTACCGCGGCGAGACGGTGGGACGGCTGGTGCTGTGCCGGACCGACCTGACCGAACGGGACCAGCGGCTCCTCGGCGACCTCGTACGGCAGGCGGCCGCGGCGGCCCGCGCCACCGAGCTGACCGTCGACCTGCAGCGCATCCGCGCCCAGCTCGTGGTCGCCCGCGAGGAGGAACGCCGCCGGCTCCGGCGCGACCTGCACGACGGGCTGGGACCGAGTCTCGGCGCGGTGGCGTTACGGATCGAGACCGCCCGGAACCTGGCCCGCACCTCACCCGACGGAGCCGACCGGATCCTTGAGCAGACGGCCGCCGAGGTCGCGACGGTGATGGCCGACATCCGCCAGATCGTGCACGACCTGCGCCCGCCGGCCCTCGACGAACTGGGCGTGCTCCGGGCGATCGAACAGCAGGCGGACCGCCTGCGGCCGAGCGGCCTGACGGTCACCGTCACCGGCGACGAGGCACTCCGCGCGCTGCCCGCGGCGGTGGAGGTGGCGGCCTACCGGATCGTGTCGGAGGCACTGACGAACGTGACCCGGCACGCGCGCGCCTCGCACTGTGACATCACTCTGCGCGTGGACGGGCGGGTGCTCGACGTCCTGGTGCGCGACGACGGCGCGGGGATCGGTGCGGACGTCGTGGCCGGGGTCGGGATGCTCTCGCTGCGGGAGCGGGCTGCCGAGCTCGGCGGCGGCTGCGAGGTCACCTGCCCCGCCGACGGTGGCACGCTGGTCCATGCGACGCTCCCGTTGGAACAGGTAGAACAGGTAGGACAGGTAACGGAGATGACAGGTGTCTGA
- a CDS encoding response regulator has protein sequence MSDEPIRVLLADDHPVYRDGLAALLGSMPGIEVVGTAATGLEAVERAAELQPDVVVMDVRMPELDGIEATRRVAADSPHIGVVMLTMSEEDATLFAAMRAGARGYLLKGANQAEIGRAITSVAHGEAIFGPAIARRVAEFFAGGPPADDGAFPQLTPREREILSLVAAGRSNAQIASALFLSQKTVRNNVSNIFAKLHVADRAEAIVRARDAGLGR, from the coding sequence GTGTCTGACGAGCCGATCCGGGTGCTCCTCGCCGACGACCACCCGGTATACCGCGACGGCCTGGCGGCGCTGCTGGGCTCGATGCCCGGCATCGAGGTGGTGGGCACCGCCGCCACCGGGCTGGAGGCGGTCGAGCGGGCCGCCGAGCTGCAGCCGGACGTGGTGGTGATGGACGTCCGGATGCCGGAGCTGGACGGGATCGAGGCGACCCGACGGGTCGCCGCCGACAGTCCGCACATCGGGGTGGTCATGCTGACGATGTCGGAGGAGGACGCCACCCTGTTCGCCGCGATGCGGGCCGGGGCCCGCGGCTACCTGCTGAAGGGCGCGAACCAGGCCGAGATCGGGCGCGCGATCACCTCTGTCGCCCACGGCGAGGCCATCTTCGGCCCCGCGATCGCACGCCGGGTGGCGGAGTTCTTCGCCGGTGGGCCGCCGGCGGACGACGGGGCGTTCCCGCAGCTCACGCCGCGCGAACGGGAGATCCTGTCGCTGGTCGCGGCCGGCAGGTCGAACGCCCAGATCGCGTCGGCGCTGTTCCTGTCGCAGAAAACCGTGCGCAACAACGTCTCCAACATCTTCGCCAAGCTGCACGTCGCCGACCGGGCGGAGGCCATCGTCCGCGCCCGCGACGCCGGCCTGGGCCGCTGA
- a CDS encoding NucA/NucB deoxyribonuclease domain-containing protein — protein MDRKGKEWDQSFICDSADWITAYSGGCVVDSIRPTFVLDGNDKKVLRSALHIWAALYRSPDTDPGRGTQKNIPGRIDRANPGCERVNGVIGRCLHRTRNKAVIGKNRGVAIPACRVVKPGYKSPDSCDEYPFASTVEGASNSTYDYSVELIPVKDNCSSGSRLGAWYQRHRIRELSPFWVDVIVQGATRPSSGLPGIVVTNPFPDEVLDYATCTVDGIEDNIPGPVVP, from the coding sequence TTGGACCGCAAGGGTAAGGAGTGGGACCAGTCGTTCATCTGTGACAGCGCGGACTGGATCACTGCCTACAGCGGTGGTTGCGTCGTGGACTCGATCCGACCCACCTTCGTCCTTGACGGAAACGACAAGAAGGTCCTCAGGAGCGCTCTTCACATCTGGGCCGCGCTGTACCGCTCGCCAGACACTGATCCAGGGCGCGGGACGCAGAAGAACATCCCCGGGCGCATTGACCGCGCCAATCCTGGCTGTGAGAGGGTGAACGGCGTCATCGGACGCTGCCTGCACCGCACCCGGAACAAGGCGGTGATCGGTAAGAACCGTGGGGTGGCCATCCCCGCTTGTCGAGTGGTGAAACCCGGTTACAAGAGTCCGGACAGCTGCGACGAATACCCCTTCGCCTCCACCGTCGAAGGCGCGAGTAATTCGACCTACGACTATTCGGTAGAGCTCATTCCGGTGAAGGACAACTGCTCCTCGGGGTCCCGGCTGGGGGCCTGGTATCAGCGACACCGGATCCGTGAACTATCACCGTTCTGGGTAGACGTGATCGTGCAGGGCGCGACCAGGCCGTCGAGCGGCCTCCCAGGGATAGTGGTGACCAACCCCTTCCCCGACGAGGTCCTCGACTACGCGACCTGCACCGTTGACGGGATTGAGGACAATATCCCCGGCCCTGTGGTGCCCTAG